In Lotus japonicus ecotype B-129 chromosome 5, LjGifu_v1.2, one genomic interval encodes:
- the LOC130719961 gene encoding F-box protein CPR1-like, which produces MAMYGFGYDQVNNKYKVLITYDFITKLHTFGTKSWTTIQTFPPCEPPLHWWDRVGKFVSSGSGTLNWLVGERDRIISFDLEKETYGEVLLPLAHHVDRDLPNNIEVLNNCLCLCYLNDMHCVLWLMNMYGIQESWTKLILIPRCKIPGPIGVFLHIRPLCISENGLVLMEVDYDRLYLQLVTYNALNGKLDYPKIMRPGSWHYMHIYHESSVSPL; this is translated from the coding sequence ATGGCAATGTATGGTTTCGGTTATGATCAAGTTAACAACAAGTACAAAGTGCtaattacttatgattttatcACCAAACTCCATACCTTTGGTACTAAATCTTGGACAACAATTCAGACTTTCCCGCCTTGTGAACCACCGCTGCATTGGTGGGATAGAGTAGGAAAATTTGTGAGTAGTGGTAGTGGTACTCTTAATTGGTTGGTTGGAGAAAGAGATCGTATTATTTCCTTTGATCTGGAGAAGGAGACTTATGGTGAAGTATTGCTACCTCTTGCTCACCATGTGGATCGTGACCTCCCCAACAATATTGAAGTCTTGAACAATTGTCTTTGTTTGTGTTACTTAAATGATATGCATTGTGTTCTGTGGTTGATGAATATGTATGGCATTCAAGAGTCTTGGACTAAATTGATTTTGATCCCTCGTTGCAAGATTCCAGGGCCCATTGGTGTTTTTCTTCACATTCGCCCCTTGTGCATTTCAGAAAATGGCTTAGTTTTGATGGAGGTGGATTATGATCGTCTCTACTTACAATTAGTCACGTATAACGCATTGAATGGCAAGTTGGATTATCCTAAGATCATGAGGCCGGGTAGTTGGCATTATATGCATATTTACCATGAGAGTTCAGTTTCACCATTGTAG
- the LOC130719963 gene encoding protein CHROMATIN REMODELING 35-like gives MEAAIDVLPPKRPAPSGISPQGHKRLKLSSDSLPYSAHDKSVPEAPANVEDFSNPFAISDFLNRLEIGKFGSVTKDIEALITRKMQVLGPFFAKFPKLVTQSLKVVVNHDEESNKLENKKGTIMSHDKVIDLEEERTKKDASSAQAVVIIDSDEEDDRDKNSSLPFNEVMFPNSLQSPALRMMGYRAPIAYHGESEDLKFEPTRAAKDKTQRDKGVYVGVQEEDEVDTEDDGLDDIWREMSMAVECSKDASVNPPPEEEVEKEDDCDHSFVLKDDLGYVCRVCGVIDRGIETIFEFQYKVKRSTRTYMADSWNAKAKVDVYGVNIAEDDIMFTEISAHPRHMKQMKSHQIEGFNFLVRNLVGDNPGGCILAHAPGSGKTFMIISFMQSFLGKYPNARPLVVLPKGILSTWKKEFQTWQVEDIPLYDFYTVKADSRSQQLEVLKQWVECKSILFLGYKQFSSIVCDNSTNSISISCQDILLKVPSILILDEGHNPRNENTDMVQSLAKVKTPRKVVLSGTLYQNHVKEVFNILNLVRPKFLRMETSRPIVKRIHSRVHISGKKSFYDLVEDTLQKDPDFKRKIAVIQDLREMTSKVLHYYKGDFLDELPGLVDFTVLLKLTPRQKHETGKLKNISRKFKVSSMGSALYLHPRLIPVADKCGENSVSDQMVDDLIEKLDVKDGVKSKFFMNILNLCESSNEKLLVFSQYLLPLKYLERLVMKWKGWSFGKEIFGISGESSSEQREWSMNKFNNSPDAKIFFGSIKACGEGISLVGASRVLILDVHLNPSVTRQAIGRAFRPGQTKKVFVYRLIAADSPEEDDHITCFKKELISKMWFEWNEYCGDRAFQVETVSVNECGDEFLETPMLGEDVKALYKR, from the exons ATGGAGGCAGCAATTGATGTGTTACCACCTAAACGCCCCGCCCCAAGTG GAATTTCTCCCCAGGGACATAAAAGACTGAAACTATCTAGTGATAGTCTGCCATACTCAGCACATGATAAATCTGTACCAGAGGCACCTGCAAATGTTGAAGACTTCAGCAATCCATTTGCGATCTCTGATTTTTTAAATCGTTTAGaaattggaaaatttggaaGTGTCACAAAGGACATAGAGGCCCTTATAACCCGAAAAATGCAAGTACTGGGCCCTTTCTTTGCAAAGTTTCCTAAACTTGTTACTCAATCATTAAAAGTGGTTGTGAACCACGATGAAGAAAGTAATAAGttggaaaataaaaaaggcACCATCATGTCACATGATAAAGTAATAGATTTGGAAGAGGAGCGCACTAAAAAGGATGCTTCTTCAGCACAGGCTGTTGTGATTATTGATTCGGATGAGGAAGATGATAGGGACAAAAATTCTTCTCTTCCATTTAATGAAGTTATGTTTCCGAACTCACTCCAATCTCCTGCATTGAGGATGATG GGGTATCGTGCTCCCATTGCTTACCATGGAGAAAGTGAAGATCTCAAATTTGAGCCAACTCGAGCTGCTAAAGATAAGACTCAGAGAGATAAAGGTGTTTATGTTGGTGTACAGGAGGAAGATGAGGTTGATACTGAAGATGATGGACTTGATGATATTTGGAGGGAAATGTCAATGGCCGTAGAATGTTCGAAG GATGCTTCTGTGAATCCTCCACCTGAggaagaagttgaaaaagaagacGACTGTGATCATTCTTTTGTTTTAAAAGATGATCTTGGTTATGTTTGTCGTGTTTGTGGTGTCATTGACCGAGGAATTGAAACCATATTTGAGTTCCAGTACAAG GTTAAAAGGAGCACAAGAACTTACATGGCTGATTCATGGAATGCCAAAGCAAAAGTTGATGTATATGGAGTTAATATTGCCGAAGATGACATCATGTTTACTGAAATTTCAGCACATCCTAGGCATATGAAGCAAATGAAGTCTCATCAAATTGAAGGGTTCAATTTTCTCGTCAGAAACCTCGTAGGTGACAATCCTGGGGGCTGCATCTTGGCCCATGCTCCAGGATCTGGGAAGACATTCATGATAATCAGTTTCATGCAGAGTTTTCTAGGAAAGTACCCAAATGCTAGACCTCTGGTGGTGCTTCCCAAGGGAATACTATCTACTTGGAAAAAGGAGTTTCAGACATGGCAAGTGGAGGACATACCACTTTACGATTTTTACACTGTGAAGGCAGACAGTAGATCACAGCAGTTGGAAGTTTTGAAACAATGGGTGGAATGCAAGAGCATCCTTTTCTTGGGCTACAAGCAGTTCTCTTCAATTGTCTGTGATAATAGTACTAACAGCATATCAATATCTTGCCAAGATATATTGCTTAAGGTACCTTCAATTCTCATTTTAGATGAAGGACATAATCCGCGGAATGAGAAtaccgatatggtgcaatcccTTGCAAAGGTAAAAACACCTAGAAAAGTTGTACTGTCAGGTACCTTGTATCAAAACCATGTGAAGGAGGTATTTAATATTTTGAATCTGGTTCGGCCAAAGTTTCTTAGGATGGAAACATCTAGGCCTATTGTCAAGCGCATTCACAGTAGAGTACATATATCGGGCAAGAAATCTTTCTATGATTTGGTGGAGGACACTTTGCAGAAGGACCCAGATTTCAAAAGGAAAATAGCTGTTATTCAAGATTTGCGTGAGATGACGAGTAAGGTACTTCACTATTACAAAGGAGATTTTCTTGATGAGCTTCCTGGTCTGGTTGATTTTACTGTGTTGCTTAAGCTGACCCCAAGACAGAAGCATGAAACTGGGAAATTAAAGAATATATCTAGAAAGTTCAAGGTATCTTCTATGGGCAGTGCGCTGTATCTTCACCCTAGATTGATACCTGTTGCGGATAAATGTGGTGAAAACTCTGTATCTGACCAAATGGTGGATGATTTAATAGAGAAGTTGGATGTGAAAGATGGAGTGAAGTCGAAATTCTTTATGAACATTCTAAACTTGTGTGAATCATCCAACGAGAAGCTTCTAGTGTTCAGCCAATATCTCTTACCTTTGAAATATTTAGAGAGGTTAGTTATGAAATGGAAAGGTTGGAGTTTTGGGAAAGAAATCTTCGGAATCTCAGGGGAATCTAGCTCTGAGCAAAGGGAGTGGTCCATGAACAAATTCAACAATTCGCCTGATGCTAAAATCTTCTTTGGCTCAATCAAGGCTTGTGGAGAGGGCATATCATTGGTTGGGGCATCCCGAGTACTCATTTTGGATGTTCATCTGAACCCATCAGTTACTCGTCAAGCTATTGGTCGTGCATTCCGACCAGGACAGACAAAGAAGGTCTTTGTGTATCGATTGATAGCTGCTGATTCTCCGGAAGAGGACGATCACATTACTTGTTTCAAGAAGGAATTGATTTCAAAGATGTGGTTTGAGTGGAATGAGTACTGTGGTGATAGAGCCTTCCAAGTTGAGACCGTTAGTGTCAATGAATGTGGTGATGAGTTCCTTGAGACTCCAATGTTAGGAGAAGATGTAAAAGCTTTGTATAAAAG GTAA